One window from the genome of Thermus sediminis encodes:
- a CDS encoding thiamine ABC transporter substrate-binding protein — MLRILAAFALLAFGLAQEITVLTHNSFSLDRALIAQFERETGLRLRFLKGGDAGETLNRAILTRAAPIADVIYGFDNTFLSRALEADILLPYRSPEVRNLKATLLLDPTFRALPVDYGWVSLNYDRAYFKDRPLPRTPQDLARPEYARLLVVQNPATSSPGLAFLMATVARFGEDGYLDFWARLREGGVRVAKGWSEAYYTHFTLYKGDRPLVVSYTTSPAAEVFYSEGRYQEPPTGNLFPELAFFQVEFVGILRGTRNPEGARRVVDWFLSRPVQENLPTEMWMYPARRETRLPEVFRFAPEPLGSVRLDPGAMARNRERWIEEWTKVVLQGQSPEAVRRARR; from the coding sequence ATGCTTAGGATCCTTGCGGCTTTCGCCCTTCTGGCCTTCGGCCTGGCCCAGGAGATCACGGTCCTCACCCACAACAGCTTCTCCCTGGACAGGGCCCTCATCGCCCAGTTTGAGCGGGAGACGGGCCTTAGGCTCCGCTTCCTCAAGGGGGGGGATGCGGGGGAGACCTTGAACCGGGCCATCCTTACCAGGGCCGCCCCCATCGCCGACGTCATCTACGGCTTTGACAACACCTTCCTCTCCCGGGCCCTGGAGGCGGACATCCTCCTCCCCTACCGGAGCCCGGAGGTCCGGAACCTCAAGGCCACCCTGCTCCTAGACCCCACCTTCCGCGCCCTCCCCGTGGACTACGGCTGGGTGAGCCTGAACTACGATAGGGCCTACTTCAAGGACCGCCCCCTGCCCAGGACGCCCCAGGACCTGGCCCGGCCCGAGTACGCCCGGCTCCTCGTGGTCCAGAACCCCGCTACCAGCTCCCCGGGTCTGGCCTTCCTCATGGCCACGGTGGCCCGCTTCGGCGAGGACGGCTACCTGGACTTCTGGGCCAGGCTTCGGGAGGGTGGGGTGCGGGTGGCCAAGGGCTGGAGCGAGGCCTACTACACCCACTTCACCCTCTACAAGGGGGACCGGCCCCTGGTGGTCTCCTACACCACCTCCCCGGCGGCGGAGGTCTTCTACTCCGAGGGCAGGTACCAGGAACCCCCCACGGGCAACCTTTTCCCCGAGCTCGCCTTCTTCCAGGTGGAGTTCGTGGGCATCCTGAGGGGGACCAGGAACCCCGAGGGGGCGAGGAGGGTGGTGGACTGGTTCCTCTCCCGTCCGGTACAGGAGAACCTGCCCACGGAGATGTGGATGTACCCCGCCAGGAGGGAGACCCGCCTTCCCGAGGTCTTCCGCTTCGCCCCTGAGCCCCTGGGGAGCGTACGCCTGGACCCCGGGGCCATGGCCAGGAACCGGGAGCGGTGGATTGAGGAGTGGACCAAGGTGGTCCTCCAGGGCCAAAGCCCCGAGGCGGTGCGGCGGGCGAGGCGCTAG
- a CDS encoding ABC transporter permease subunit — MGRLLGRLLLLFLAFALLYPLLRILLLGVGEGLARALGNPFYLGRYLFSLQYGFLSALLTLLLALPLAFLFRRRFPFREALLAWSTLPFVLPAPVVALGFLALLGPRGLLGVDLYGTQAMLLLAAVFYNLGLALRILLPVALCLEGPLRAARVLGASPFRAFLRVGLPLLLPALGSAGLLVFLYTFSAFGVPLLLGGGRYATLEVEVYTLLAHRLAFAEASGLMLLQLATLGLAAFLYLRIPSYPLSPGGLLPGPRPWALTLGLGLLFLLLYAPLLALFLEVDPRALVRAWASEAFTPLPLALWNTFRFALPAFLLALLLGVAYAVAARGRGGLDLLGLLPLMVSPVAVGFGYLLAYPSLRGSSLLLAAAYALLAYPLLARALLPALRSLPPSLPGAARVLGATPFRAFLKVELPLLLPALASGSALALAAILGEFGASLVLWRPEWTTLTLAIYERLGRPGEGPYREALALAALLALLSGLLFYLLDRGRGRLG; from the coding sequence GTGGGCCGCCTCCTGGGGAGGCTTCTTCTCCTTTTCCTCGCCTTCGCCCTCCTCTACCCCCTCCTCCGCATCCTCCTCCTGGGGGTAGGGGAGGGGTTGGCCCGGGCCCTGGGCAACCCCTTCTACCTGGGCCGCTACCTCTTCAGCCTGCAGTACGGGTTCCTCTCCGCCCTCCTCACCCTTCTCCTGGCCCTGCCCCTGGCCTTCCTCTTCCGGCGGCGCTTCCCCTTTAGGGAGGCCCTCCTCGCCTGGAGCACCCTGCCCTTCGTCCTCCCCGCCCCGGTGGTGGCCCTAGGCTTTCTGGCCCTCCTTGGGCCCAGGGGGCTCCTGGGGGTGGACCTCTACGGCACCCAGGCCATGCTCCTCCTGGCCGCGGTCTTCTACAACCTGGGGCTGGCCCTCCGCATCCTCCTCCCCGTGGCCCTCTGCCTCGAGGGGCCCCTTAGGGCGGCCCGGGTCCTGGGGGCAAGCCCCTTTCGGGCCTTCCTCCGCGTGGGGCTTCCCCTCCTCCTCCCCGCCCTGGGCTCGGCGGGGCTCCTGGTCTTCCTCTACACCTTCTCCGCCTTCGGGGTGCCCCTCCTCCTAGGGGGTGGGCGGTACGCCACCCTCGAGGTGGAGGTCTACACCCTCCTGGCCCACCGCCTGGCCTTCGCCGAGGCCAGCGGCCTGATGCTCTTGCAGCTCGCCACCCTGGGCCTGGCCGCCTTCCTCTACCTGAGGATCCCCTCCTACCCCCTTTCCCCTGGGGGCCTCCTCCCGGGCCCCAGGCCCTGGGCCCTCACCCTGGGGCTTGGCCTCCTCTTCCTCCTTCTCTACGCGCCCCTCCTCGCCCTCTTCCTGGAGGTGGACCCCAGGGCCCTGGTCCGGGCCTGGGCCTCCGAGGCCTTTACCCCCTTGCCCCTAGCCCTTTGGAACACCTTCCGCTTCGCCCTCCCGGCCTTTCTCCTGGCCCTCCTCCTGGGGGTGGCCTACGCCGTGGCGGCCCGGGGGCGGGGAGGCCTTGACCTCCTTGGGCTCCTCCCCCTCATGGTGAGTCCGGTGGCCGTGGGCTTCGGCTACCTCCTGGCCTACCCCTCCTTGCGGGGATCCTCCTTGCTCCTCGCCGCCGCCTACGCCCTTTTGGCCTACCCCCTCCTCGCCCGGGCCCTCCTCCCGGCCCTGAGGAGCCTCCCCCCAAGCCTCCCCGGGGCGGCCCGGGTCCTGGGGGCCACCCCCTTTCGCGCCTTTCTCAAGGTGGAGCTTCCCCTCCTCCTCCCGGCCCTGGCCTCGGGGAGCGCCCTAGCCCTTGCCGCCATCCTGGGGGAGTTCGGGGCGAGCCTCGTCCTTTGGCGGCCCGAGTGGACCACCCTGACCCTGGCCATCTACGAGAGGTTGGGAAGGCCCGGGGAGGGGCCTTACCGGGAGGCCTTGGCCCTGGCCGCCCTTCTCGCCCTCCTCTCCGGCCTCCTCTTCTACCTCCTGGACCGGGGGCGGGGGCGCTTGGGCTGA
- a CDS encoding DNA-formamidopyrimidine glycosylase — protein MPELPEVETTRRRLLPLLKGKPLLEVRHQDPSRYRHTERASGRRVEGIARRGKFLLFGLSGGLEMVVHLGMTGGFRLERTPHTRAELLLEEGVLHFHDPRRFGRLWVVQEGDYREIPLLKRLGPEPLSEDFRPEPFLTGLRRSQKPLKALLLDQTLAAGVGNIYADEALFRAGLSPFRPGKEVSEAEALRLFQALRAVLAEAVALGGSTLSDRTYQQPDGLPGSFQERHAVYRRAGLPCPRCGTPIARGVVAGRGTHFCPRCQG, from the coding sequence GTGCCTGAGCTTCCCGAGGTGGAGACCACGAGGAGGAGGCTTCTTCCCCTCCTAAAGGGCAAGCCCCTCCTCGAGGTCCGCCACCAGGACCCCTCCCGCTACCGCCACACGGAAAGGGCCTCGGGCAGGCGGGTGGAGGGGATTGCCAGGCGGGGTAAGTTCCTTCTCTTTGGGCTCTCCGGCGGCCTGGAGATGGTGGTCCACCTGGGGATGACGGGGGGCTTCCGCCTGGAGAGGACCCCCCACACCCGGGCCGAGCTCCTCCTGGAAGAGGGGGTCCTCCACTTCCACGACCCCCGGCGCTTCGGGCGCCTCTGGGTGGTCCAAGAGGGGGACTACCGGGAGATCCCCCTCCTCAAAAGGCTTGGCCCCGAGCCCCTCTCCGAGGACTTCCGCCCCGAGCCCTTCCTCACGGGCCTGAGGCGGAGCCAGAAGCCCCTCAAGGCCCTCCTCCTGGACCAGACCCTGGCCGCGGGGGTGGGGAACATCTACGCCGACGAGGCCCTCTTCCGGGCGGGCCTAAGCCCCTTCCGGCCGGGGAAGGAGGTTTCCGAGGCGGAGGCCTTGAGGCTCTTCCAGGCCCTCAGGGCGGTCCTGGCCGAGGCGGTGGCCCTAGGGGGGAGCACCCTCTCCGACCGCACCTACCAGCAGCCCGACGGCCTCCCCGGTAGTTTCCAGGAGCGGCACGCCGTCTACCGGCGGGCGGGCCTCCCCTGCCCCCGGTGCGGGACTCCCATCGCCAGGGGGGTGGTGGCGGGCCGGGGGACCCACTTCTGCCCCCGGTGCCAGGGCTAA
- a CDS encoding DCC1-like thiol-disulfide oxidoreductase family protein, translated as MRVLIDARCPYCRALGRALEALDLGKALKVEPLQEAQDLPQEELLRELHVLEEGRIHRGYGALLALGRKIPLLWPLYPLLLLGQVGGLGERLYQAFARRRPRA; from the coding sequence ATGCGGGTGCTGATTGACGCCCGTTGCCCCTACTGCCGGGCCTTGGGCAGGGCCCTCGAGGCCCTGGACCTGGGAAAGGCCCTGAAGGTGGAGCCCCTGCAGGAGGCCCAGGACCTCCCCCAGGAGGAGCTCTTGAGGGAGCTCCACGTCCTGGAGGAGGGGCGGATCCACCGGGGCTACGGGGCCCTTCTGGCCTTGGGGCGAAAGATCCCCCTCCTCTGGCCCCTTTACCCCTTGCTCCTCCTGGGCCAGGTGGGGGGCCTGGGGGAAAGGCTTTACCAGGCCTTTGCCCGGAGGCGGCCCCGTGCCTGA
- a CDS encoding acyl-CoA thioesterase has translation MEARTLELVFPEHTNPLGAAFGGFVLGLMDKVGSYAAARRARRPVVTVAVGSVEFKVPIRTGDLLEVVARVVRVGRTSLTVEVEVYKERFGEDGRLLATKGFLTYVAVNERGEPVPVEAHAGAD, from the coding sequence ATGGAGGCGCGCACCCTAGAGCTCGTCTTCCCCGAGCACACCAACCCCCTGGGGGCGGCCTTCGGGGGCTTCGTCCTGGGGCTTATGGACAAGGTGGGCTCCTACGCCGCCGCCCGGAGGGCCAGAAGGCCCGTGGTCACCGTGGCCGTGGGAAGCGTGGAGTTCAAGGTGCCCATCCGCACCGGGGACCTCCTGGAGGTGGTGGCCCGGGTGGTGCGGGTGGGCAGGACCTCCCTCACCGTGGAGGTGGAGGTCTACAAGGAGCGCTTCGGGGAGGATGGCCGCCTTCTTGCCACCAAGGGCTTCCTCACCTACGTGGCCGTGAACGAGCGGGGGGAGCCCGTCCCGGTGGAGGCCCATGCGGGTGCTGATTGA
- a CDS encoding 4a-hydroxytetrahydrobiopterin dehydratase, whose amino-acid sequence MDWEERENPKRLCKAFRFKDFQEALAFANRVGELAERENHHPRLTVEWGRVLVEWWTHSAGGVTEKDREMARLTDALLG is encoded by the coding sequence ATGGACTGGGAGGAGCGGGAAAACCCCAAGCGTCTCTGTAAGGCCTTCCGCTTCAAGGACTTCCAGGAGGCCCTGGCCTTCGCCAACCGGGTGGGGGAGCTTGCGGAAAGGGAGAACCACCACCCCCGCCTCACCGTGGAGTGGGGGCGGGTCCTCGTGGAGTGGTGGACCCACTCGGCGGGGGGGGTCACGGAGAAGGACCGGGAGATGGCCCGTCTGACGGACGCCCTCCTGGGGTAG
- a CDS encoding FAD-binding oxidoreductase, whose translation MEKLEALKRLFPGKVDLSESERLRHGKDEGYPEARPVLAVVYPEGVEDVRKALLWAREHGVAVIPFGAGTSLEGHLYPVREAISLDLSRMNRLLEVRPEDFLCVVEPGLTRKALNEALKGTGLFFPVDPGADASIGGMAATNASGTTTVRYGGMRANVLALQVVLAGGEVLELGRPVRKTASGYDLKDLFIGSEGTLGVITRLTLRLYPLPEHVHTLRVFFPGVREAVEASVGVMASGLPVARLELLDELAMGALNRYLGTAFPERPALFLEFHASTKEALGAESALAQELVREAGALSVEAAKTEEERKRQWEARHQAYWALVHLYPGHQFVITDVAVPLSRLPEMAAHAQGLMAEMGLAGNILGHVGDGNFHTLIPVLPEAYPKAEAYAERLVERALALGGTCTAEHGVGLRKKRFLLKEHGAALEWMRKLKALLDPEGLLNPGKVLDIPPSPRL comes from the coding sequence ATGGAAAAGCTGGAAGCCCTGAAGCGCCTCTTCCCGGGGAAGGTGGACCTCTCGGAGAGCGAGCGCCTGCGCCACGGCAAGGACGAGGGCTACCCCGAGGCGAGGCCGGTCTTGGCCGTGGTCTACCCGGAGGGCGTGGAGGACGTTAGGAAGGCCCTCCTCTGGGCCCGGGAGCACGGGGTGGCGGTGATCCCCTTTGGGGCGGGGACGAGCCTCGAGGGCCACCTCTACCCCGTCCGCGAGGCCATCAGCCTGGACCTCTCCCGCATGAACCGCCTCCTGGAGGTGAGGCCGGAGGACTTCCTCTGCGTGGTGGAGCCCGGCCTCACCCGCAAGGCCCTGAACGAGGCCCTGAAGGGCACGGGCCTCTTCTTCCCCGTGGACCCGGGGGCGGACGCCTCCATAGGCGGCATGGCGGCCACCAACGCCAGCGGAACCACCACCGTGCGCTACGGGGGGATGCGGGCCAATGTCCTCGCCCTCCAGGTGGTCCTGGCGGGTGGGGAGGTGCTGGAGCTGGGGAGGCCCGTGCGCAAGACCGCCTCGGGGTACGACCTCAAGGACCTCTTCATCGGCTCGGAGGGCACCCTGGGGGTCATCACCCGCCTCACCCTAAGGCTTTACCCCCTCCCCGAGCACGTCCACACCCTCAGGGTCTTCTTCCCCGGGGTGAGGGAGGCGGTGGAGGCGAGCGTGGGGGTCATGGCCTCGGGGCTTCCCGTGGCCAGGCTGGAGCTACTGGACGAGCTCGCCATGGGGGCCCTGAACCGCTACCTGGGAACGGCCTTCCCCGAGCGCCCGGCCCTCTTCCTGGAGTTCCACGCCTCCACCAAGGAGGCCCTAGGGGCGGAAAGCGCCTTGGCCCAAGAGCTCGTGCGGGAGGCGGGGGCCCTTTCGGTGGAGGCCGCCAAGACGGAGGAGGAGAGGAAGAGGCAGTGGGAGGCCCGGCACCAGGCCTACTGGGCCCTGGTCCACCTCTACCCCGGCCACCAGTTCGTCATCACCGACGTGGCCGTCCCCCTTTCCCGCCTCCCCGAGATGGCGGCCCACGCCCAGGGGCTCATGGCGGAGATGGGCCTAGCGGGCAACATCCTGGGCCACGTGGGGGACGGGAACTTCCACACCCTGATCCCCGTCCTCCCCGAGGCCTACCCCAAGGCGGAGGCCTACGCGGAAAGGCTCGTGGAAAGGGCCCTGGCCCTCGGGGGCACCTGCACCGCGGAGCACGGGGTGGGCCTCCGGAAGAAGAGGTTCCTCCTCAAGGAGCACGGGGCCGCCCTGGAATGGATGCGAAAGCTCAAGGCCCTCCTAGACCCCGAGGGGCTCCTGAACCCGGGCAAGGTGCTTGACATACCCCCTTCCCCCAGGCTATAG
- a CDS encoding MFS transporter, which yields MFLLATNLFLASCAGGTVGAAASLYLARLDNPFYLGLQHAIGWGASVLALFTGYLLDRTDRKKALTFGLLSGSLLRFLLGTSLGLIGPWTFLGLYLVGNILELLLEVRVLVPRLVPQEREKAHGHLYTASLLADLLGAPLGAFLFVQNPSWPFFFGGALGFVALHFAARLPPIPPLGKAPPGVLAGLRWLYQEAFFRRLAGMVLGASFLRVMPFALLPLWSLQAGYGPVGYGLLSAAFSLGGALGGLLAGKIRGKRSQRVLSLLFLMDAGAILGLLFKPPLPLGLLLVALLGTSAILLGVQEVVLRQALAPDALLGRTGGGMRFLAGMAGLWGALLAGILGREVGLEGVYLGVGLGFLLLALAAWTLLGRREVGGPP from the coding sequence GTGTTCTTATTAGCCACGAACCTGTTTTTGGCCAGCTGCGCTGGGGGGACCGTAGGTGCTGCGGCCTCCCTCTACCTCGCTCGCTTAGACAACCCCTTCTACCTGGGTCTGCAACACGCCATCGGTTGGGGTGCCTCCGTCTTGGCCCTCTTCACAGGCTACCTTCTAGATCGGACAGACCGCAAAAAAGCCCTAACCTTCGGACTTCTCTCTGGCAGTCTCCTGCGCTTTCTTTTAGGAACAAGCCTCGGCCTCATTGGTCCATGGACCTTTCTCGGCCTTTACCTGGTAGGCAACATCCTTGAGCTTCTTCTGGAGGTCCGGGTCCTGGTCCCTAGACTCGTGCCGCAGGAACGGGAGAAGGCTCATGGGCATCTTTACACGGCAAGTCTCCTTGCCGACCTTCTGGGCGCCCCCTTGGGCGCCTTCCTCTTCGTCCAGAATCCCTCCTGGCCCTTTTTCTTCGGGGGCGCGCTAGGCTTTGTGGCCCTTCACTTCGCCGCTAGGCTCCCTCCCATACCGCCCCTTGGAAAAGCCCCCCCGGGGGTGCTGGCCGGCCTGAGGTGGCTGTACCAGGAAGCCTTCTTTCGTCGGCTAGCCGGAATGGTCCTTGGGGCCAGCTTCCTCCGGGTCATGCCCTTCGCTCTCCTTCCCCTCTGGTCCCTCCAAGCCGGGTACGGACCCGTAGGGTATGGGCTCCTCAGTGCCGCCTTCTCCCTTGGGGGGGCCTTAGGAGGGCTTTTGGCAGGGAAAATCAGAGGCAAAAGGTCGCAAAGGGTGCTTAGCCTCCTTTTCCTCATGGACGCCGGGGCCATCCTGGGTTTGCTCTTCAAGCCCCCCCTTCCCCTGGGCCTGCTCCTCGTGGCCCTCCTGGGGACAAGCGCCATCCTCCTGGGGGTCCAAGAGGTGGTGCTAAGGCAGGCCCTGGCCCCGGACGCCCTGCTGGGCCGGACAGGTGGGGGAATGAGATTCCTTGCGGGTATGGCCGGACTTTGGGGTGCCCTTCTGGCAGGGATACTGGGAAGAGAGGTGGGTTTGGAGGGGGTCTATCTAGGAGTGGGGCTTGGGTTTCTCCTCCTGGCCCTGGCCGCCTGGACCCTCCTCGGCCGGAGGGAAGTGGGTGGACCCCCGTAG
- a CDS encoding PIN domain-containing protein gives MDLLDREGVLLEDEEDLRPALEEAGKGGLSLVDAFLAHRARRQGAGIATLDSKLRRRAGVELLP, from the coding sequence TTGGACCTGCTGGACCGGGAGGGGGTCCTTCTGGAAGACGAGGAGGACCTCCGCCCCGCCCTGGAGGAGGCCGGGAAGGGAGGGCTTAGCCTGGTAGACGCCTTCTTGGCCCACCGCGCCCGCAGGCAAGGGGCCGGGATAGCCACTTTGGACAGCAAGCTGCGAAGGCGGGCCGGGGTAGAGCTGCTTCCCTAG
- a CDS encoding PIN domain-containing protein produces MKPYYLDTSLMLRLLTGDPPELAAQALEVFRGAEEDATPSWSTP; encoded by the coding sequence TTGAAGCCCTACTACCTGGACACCTCCCTGATGCTCCGCCTCCTGACCGGGGACCCTCCGGAGCTTGCCGCCCAAGCCCTGGAGGTGTTTCGCGGGGCCGAGGAGGACGCTACACCCTCGTGGTCCACCCCCTAG
- a CDS encoding AbrB/MazE/SpoVT family DNA-binding domain-containing protein, producing MVKSRVSSKGQITLPKAVREALGLRPGEEVVFELREGGAFLRPRRRVPLEALLGRLKGKRGFPGEEAERQAQEEAWREGA from the coding sequence ATGGTAAAGTCCAGGGTGAGCAGTAAAGGGCAAATCACCCTCCCCAAGGCGGTCCGGGAAGCCCTTGGGCTCCGCCCGGGAGAGGAGGTGGTCTTTGAGCTCCGGGAAGGGGGGGCCTTCCTCCGCCCCCGGCGCCGCGTACCCCTGGAGGCCCTGCTCGGGCGCCTGAAGGGCAAGCGGGGGTTCCCCGGAGAAGAGGCGGAGAGGCAGGCGCAGGAGGAGGCGTGGAGGGAAGGGGCTTGA
- a CDS encoding MFS transporter, with translation MMPGVLLALEALRLFGAGFFYFAHGALAALGAVGPLGASLALALRLLAEPLLALLAGVWTDRWPRPRLLVLAALGQGLLSLALFLTGTSLPFLYLLGFLFAGLEVVRMVAAGALFADLLPKEALARARGQLNAVYTLADALSDLLAGLLFTRSRGLPTALGGGLLFLAAGLYRALPLPARPAGRPEGGSLLGVRFLWESPPLRRLLLAEGALGLAFALFAGLLPFLVLRGLGEAPWVLGLLGTALSLGSALGGLLVGLALARLGEGQALRLFLLLAALGLLGAALLPPWPLLLALCLLLGGGSAAFAAIAGAARLSQAPPELRGRVAGGFLFLTGLLAPLGPALGGLLAGVGLSLPFLLAGGLLLALAPLAGRRWR, from the coding sequence ATGATGCCCGGCGTCCTCCTCGCCCTCGAGGCCCTCCGCCTCTTCGGAGCAGGGTTCTTCTACTTCGCCCACGGGGCCCTGGCGGCCCTGGGGGCGGTGGGTCCCTTGGGGGCCAGCCTGGCCCTGGCCCTCCGGCTCCTGGCGGAACCCCTGCTCGCCCTCCTCGCCGGGGTCTGGACGGATCGGTGGCCCCGGCCAAGGCTTCTCGTCCTGGCCGCCCTGGGGCAGGGCCTGCTTAGCCTGGCCCTCTTCCTCACGGGCACGAGCCTCCCCTTCCTCTACCTCCTGGGTTTCCTCTTTGCCGGGCTGGAAGTGGTGCGGATGGTGGCCGCCGGGGCCCTCTTCGCCGACCTCCTCCCCAAGGAGGCCCTAGCCCGGGCCCGGGGCCAGCTCAATGCCGTCTACACCCTAGCCGACGCCCTCTCCGACCTCCTGGCGGGCCTCCTCTTCACCCGGAGCCGGGGGCTTCCCACGGCCCTGGGGGGTGGCCTCCTTTTCCTGGCCGCCGGGCTCTACCGGGCGCTTCCCCTCCCCGCAAGGCCCGCGGGGCGGCCCGAGGGGGGAAGCCTCCTCGGGGTCCGCTTCCTCTGGGAAAGCCCCCCTCTGAGGCGGCTTCTCCTGGCCGAAGGGGCCTTGGGCCTGGCCTTTGCCCTCTTCGCCGGCCTCCTCCCCTTCCTGGTCCTGCGGGGTCTGGGAGAGGCTCCCTGGGTCCTGGGCCTCCTGGGAACAGCCCTGAGCCTGGGGAGCGCCCTGGGGGGGCTTCTGGTGGGCCTGGCCCTAGCCCGGTTGGGGGAGGGCCAGGCGCTAAGGCTTTTCCTCCTCCTCGCCGCCCTAGGACTCCTGGGAGCGGCCCTACTTCCCCCCTGGCCCCTACTCCTGGCCCTTTGCCTCCTCCTGGGCGGAGGAAGCGCCGCCTTCGCCGCCATCGCGGGCGCAGCGCGCCTGAGCCAGGCCCCCCCGGAGCTTCGGGGCCGGGTGGCGGGAGGGTTTCTCTTCCTCACCGGCCTCCTCGCCCCTTTAGGGCCGGCCCTAGGGGGGCTTCTGGCCGGAGTGGGGCTTTCCCTTCCCTTCCTCCTGGCCGGGGGGCTCCTCCTCGCGCTTGCCCCCTTGGCGGGAAGGAGGTGGCGGTAA
- a CDS encoding MFS transporter, translated as MQTKYLFAESLGVFGGSLAFTGLGLLLGLEGSPWALALLAALPYLTLPFDLLAGLLLDRLDRRALLLVGVWLRAGILGLLALLPKEPLFLIPLAFLFQAVLALDLPAWHALLVRLARNRLEREGGRLQAAQLLGDSLGDLLAPPLLLLAKPLPFALGGLLLAGEGLLLRNLPAYPPPRAAQGEGFTFRALLAGLAFLLADRRLLSLTLYALALGFLSGLALALLPLLALAQGTPPVLYGLYPLGLSFGGFLGSLLAGRVGPSLGIWGGHGLRTLGLALLLLPFPFGALGTLLAGAGGALSGVHLRAYRQRLAPEPLLGRVQAGAIALISAGSLLGALLAGALGGLGARLPLGLALLGLLLLLGLALGPLSPRRLEALRGM; from the coding sequence TTGCAGACGAAGTATCTTTTCGCCGAGTCCCTAGGCGTCTTCGGGGGGAGCCTAGCCTTCACGGGCCTCGGGCTCCTCCTGGGCCTTGAAGGAAGTCCCTGGGCCCTGGCCCTCTTGGCCGCCCTCCCCTACCTCACCCTGCCCTTTGACCTCCTCGCCGGCCTCCTCCTGGACCGGCTGGACCGCAGGGCCCTCCTCCTCGTAGGCGTCTGGCTCAGGGCCGGGATCCTGGGCCTCCTCGCCCTCCTCCCCAAGGAGCCCCTCTTCCTCATCCCCCTGGCCTTCCTCTTCCAGGCCGTCTTGGCCCTGGACCTCCCCGCCTGGCACGCCCTCCTGGTCCGCCTCGCCCGGAACCGGCTGGAGCGGGAGGGGGGAAGGCTGCAGGCCGCCCAGCTCCTCGGGGACAGCCTGGGGGACCTCCTGGCCCCGCCCCTCCTCCTTCTGGCCAAGCCCCTCCCCTTTGCCCTGGGCGGCCTCCTCCTCGCGGGGGAGGGCCTTCTCCTCCGGAACCTCCCCGCCTACCCGCCCCCACGGGCGGCCCAGGGAGAGGGCTTCACCTTCAGGGCCCTCCTGGCGGGGCTCGCCTTCTTGCTCGCGGACAGGAGGCTCCTCTCCCTCACCCTCTACGCCCTGGCCCTGGGCTTCCTCTCGGGGCTGGCCCTGGCCCTCCTGCCCCTCCTGGCCCTGGCCCAGGGAACGCCCCCCGTCCTCTACGGCCTCTACCCCCTGGGCCTCTCCTTCGGGGGCTTCCTGGGAAGCCTCCTGGCAGGGAGGGTCGGGCCCTCCCTCGGGATCTGGGGCGGGCACGGGTTGAGGACCCTGGGGCTTGCCCTCCTCCTCCTGCCCTTTCCCTTCGGGGCCCTGGGTACGCTCCTCGCCGGGGCAGGCGGCGCCCTGAGCGGGGTCCACCTGCGGGCCTACCGGCAGCGCCTTGCCCCGGAGCCCCTCTTGGGCCGGGTGCAGGCGGGGGCCATCGCCCTCATCTCCGCGGGGAGCCTCCTGGGTGCCCTCCTGGCCGGGGCCCTGGGGGGGCTTGGGGCCCGCCTACCCCTGGGCCTCGCCCTCCTGGGCCTCCTCCTCCTCTTGGGCCTGGCCCTGGGCCCCCTAAGCCCCAGGCGGCTGGAGGCCCTGCGGGGGATGTAG